One Gordonia pseudamarae genomic window, GCGATGCACGGTGGCGCGACCTTCGCCGCCGCAACGTCGGCTGCGATGACCAACATGAAAGCGATCCTCGCCGCCAAGCCTCGACTGTCGACGGAGAAGCAGATAGGGCTGGTCGGTGAACTTCTGGTGTTCAGCGCCATGCTGGACACTTTCGACGAGGACACCATCATTGACTGGTGGTTGGGCCCGCTGGCCGAAGATCGTGACTATGCGTTTCCCGCCTTCGACGCCGAAGTGAAAACCACTTTGGGTGAGACCCGAGTCCACGTCATCAACGGCGCAAGTCAACTCGAACCGAGCCCCGGTCGGCCGTTGTGGCTGGTATCGATCCAGGTCATTCGTGCCGGAGGCGATCCGAACGGGTTCACCCTCCCCGGCCTGATACAGGACATCCGCGACCGCCTGACCGCAACACGCGAACGGTACGCGACATACCTGGCCTCAGTGGGCTGGGAAGACGACGACGCCGCAATCTATCCGACCGCGTACGTCCTCCGTACCACCCCGGCAGCATACCTCGTCGACGACGATTTCCCTGCGGTGACGCCCGGCCGCCTGCATTCGGTCGTTCCGCACAGCGACCTTGTCAGTGCCGTGACGTACCGTGTTGACGTCTCCTCGCGTATGCCCGGAGACCCGGGGGAACCGCTCACCGGATTCATCAGTGCAACACCTACGCAGGAGGCGTGACGTGACCGATCCGTACACCGATGCAATCGTGAGTGTCGTCCGCGGTATGAGCAAGAGCGAACCCAAGCCGATGCTCAAGCGAGTACGGTTCGAACTGGACGACGCGGGCGTGGGCGACGATTTCTCGGAGACTGATCTCGTCGATGCGATCACCTCCGCGGATTCCAACAGCCCGGCCCGTTTCGAGTTCCACATCCAGCTGTCCAAGTGGGATGCGGTGTCTGACGCCGCTTGGGCGCCCGGCGCGCCAGAGCACTCGGTGGAGCGGCGGAGCAATGCCCTTACTGCACTTGGGTTTTCAGACCGCGCTCAGGAGCGGATAAACCACGCTTTCCAAGTGAGCCTGTCGGGGGCCACAGTAATCTCCGACAAACCGGCGGACTGGGACCCCTGGTACCACACGGAGGGAGTCCGTTCCTTCTATTGGGACGGATACCGGGGCGTCCTGGAATCGAAGGGGTGGGATGCCACGGCGATCGGCGAATTGAGCCGCGCCACCGACGAGGTGGTCAAACGGCTCGCGAATCCCGAACGGGACGAGCCCTACCAGTCGAAAGGTCTCGTGGTCGGGCACGTTCAGTCCGGAAAGACCGCGAACTTCACCGGTGTCATCGCGAAGGCGATAGACGCCGGCTATAAGCTCATCATCGTTCTCACCGGGACGATCGAGTTGCTGCGCAGTCAGACCCAGCGGCGCCTTGACATGGAACTCGTGGGGGAGGAGAACATTCTCGGCGGCGTGCCCCGAGATGACGATGAGCTGACCGCGACCGTCGACTACATAGGTAGCGGTGACATCGATTGGTTGGACGGAAAGTTCGTCTCCTACGGAAAGGACCCCAGGGAACTCGGGTTCCCCGGAATCCGCCGGTTGACGGGAGCCAGCGACGACTACAAACTTCTCAAGGCCGGTCTGGGCTTCCTTGATTTCCGTCAGACCGACCACCTCGTTGATCCGGCCCGTCCGCTGTACGATCCGCTCAACCTCTACCGGCCGGACATTCGTATCGCCGTCGTCAAGAAGAATTCGACAGTTCTGAAGAAGCTCGTCAGTGACTTGAAGTCCACAAAAACGGATCTCGGTGAGATCCCTACGCTCATTATCGATGATGAAGCCGATCAGGCATCGATCAATACCACCAGACCGAAGAAACCGAAAGACAAAGAGTCCAAGGAGGCAAGAGAGCGCACCGCAATCAATGGTTGGATTTCAGAGCTACTGATCCGACTGAAGCGCGCACAATATATCGGCTACACAGCAACTCCTTTTGCGAACGTCTTTGTTGACCCTGAGGACTCGGAAGACCTGTTTCCGAAGGACTTCATCGTCAGCCTCGATCCACCGCCGGGCTATATGGGCGGAAAATCGTTTCACGATCTCGACGACGAAGTCCCGGACGTCGACGACACAGCCGACGAGGAACGGACCGTCGCAAACTCCAACGAGAAGGCATTCGTGCGCTCCCTGGTGGCCGACCCGGATGATATGGACGCGCGGGACAAGGAAATGCTCCAGGCTCTCGACGCGTACGTCCTAGCCGGGGCAGTCAAGCTACACCGATCCTCGGTCCTCGGACAGCCGAAACTCTTCCGCCACCACACGATGCTCGTCCACGAGTCGGTCAACACGGCCGAGCACGCGGCGCTGGCCAACGACATCCGCAAAGTGTGGGCGTCGGCAGGCTACGACCTGCCGATGGGTCTCAAGCGACTCCAGGACTTGTGGAACGCAGACTTCCGACAGGTGACCGAGGCTCGTGCTCCGGAGGCCCCCGCGATCGCCGCCTTCGCCGACCTGATCACCCACATCGGGCACGCGGTGGACAAGATCCAGGAG contains:
- a CDS encoding PD-(D/E)XK motif protein, with amino-acid sequence MSETPEIIIRIDGPGQKISLLTPHTGMVQDTAALKRVSTGVETRNGCDWGRFTVDARNMHAEAYGLMLSIVQAMHGGATFAAATSAAMTNMKAILAAKPRLSTEKQIGLVGELLVFSAMLDTFDEDTIIDWWLGPLAEDRDYAFPAFDAEVKTTLGETRVHVINGASQLEPSPGRPLWLVSIQVIRAGGDPNGFTLPGLIQDIRDRLTATRERYATYLASVGWEDDDAAIYPTAYVLRTTPAAYLVDDDFPAVTPGRLHSVVPHSDLVSAVTYRVDVSSRMPGDPGEPLTGFISATPTQEA
- a CDS encoding Z1 domain-containing protein, giving the protein MTDPYTDAIVSVVRGMSKSEPKPMLKRVRFELDDAGVGDDFSETDLVDAITSADSNSPARFEFHIQLSKWDAVSDAAWAPGAPEHSVERRSNALTALGFSDRAQERINHAFQVSLSGATVISDKPADWDPWYHTEGVRSFYWDGYRGVLESKGWDATAIGELSRATDEVVKRLANPERDEPYQSKGLVVGHVQSGKTANFTGVIAKAIDAGYKLIIVLTGTIELLRSQTQRRLDMELVGEENILGGVPRDDDELTATVDYIGSGDIDWLDGKFVSYGKDPRELGFPGIRRLTGASDDYKLLKAGLGFLDFRQTDHLVDPARPLYDPLNLYRPDIRIAVVKKNSTVLKKLVSDLKSTKTDLGEIPTLIIDDEADQASINTTRPKKPKDKESKEARERTAINGWISELLIRLKRAQYIGYTATPFANVFVDPEDSEDLFPKDFIVSLDPPPGYMGGKSFHDLDDEVPDVDDTADEERTVANSNEKAFVRSLVADPDDMDARDKEMLQALDAYVLAGAVKLHRSSVLGQPKLFRHHTMLVHESVNTAEHAALANDIRKVWASAGYDLPMGLKRLQDLWNADFRQVTEARAPEAPAIAAFADLITHIGHAVDKIQEGVNPVVIVNGVAEKDYLQDDINFQAGDVWKILVGGAKLSRGFTVEGLTVSYYTRRTMAADTLMQMGRWFGYRAGYRDLVRLYIGRNVPGPRNTVVDLYRSFQAVVRDEEDFREELRRFQGFPACQGELSPAVQSKPACRARYGSTPR